In Ictalurus punctatus breed USDA103 chromosome 3, Coco_2.0, whole genome shotgun sequence, the following are encoded in one genomic region:
- the got1 gene encoding aspartate aminotransferase, cytoplasmic codes for MSSIFSEVPQAAPVVVFKLTADFREDPSPTKVNLGVGAYRTDECQPWVLPVVRKVEKLIAVDDSLNHEYLPILGLPEFRSSASKIALGEDSPAILEKRVGAVQCLGGTGALKIGAEFLRRFHNGNNNTKTPVYVSMPTWENHNAVFANAGFEDIRSYKYWDAEKRGLNLSGFLGDLESAPEHSIFVLHACAHNPTGTDPNHEEWKKIAEVMKRRNLFAFFDSAYQGFASGNLEKDAWAIRYFVSQGFEIFCAQSFSKNFGLYNERVGNLTVVAKDADNLSRVLSQMEKIVRITWSNPPSQGARVVGITLNTPELFAEWKDNVKTMADRVLLMRAELKAKLQALGTPGTWEHITEQIGMFSFTGLNPKQVEYMVKEKHIYLMASGRINMCGLTTKNIDYVAESIHEAVTRVQ; via the exons ATGTCGTCGATATTCAGCGAGGTTCCACAAGCCGCTCCCGTCGTCGTTTTCAAACTGACGGCAGATTTTCGTGAAGACCCGAGTCCTACCAAGGTGAACCTCGGAGTGGGAG catacCGGACAGATGAGTGTCAACCATGGGTGCTGCCTGTTGTGAGAAAGGTGGAGAAGCTGATTGCTGTGGATGACAGTCTAAACCACGAGTACCTCCCCATCCTAGGCCTACCCGAGTTTCGTTCTAGTGCATCAAAGATTGCTTTGGGTGAAGACAgtcctgccattttggagaagAGG GTTGGAGCTGTTCAGTGTCTCGGAGGAACTGGTGCTTTGAAGATTGGTGCTGAGTTTCTGCGCAGATTTCACAATGGAaacaataacacaaaaacacCCGTTTATGTCTCTATGCCCACATGGG AGAACCACAATGCTGTTTTTGCTAATGCTGGGTTTGAGGATATTCGTTCATACAAATATTGGGATGCAGAGAAGCGTGGACTGAACCTGTCTGGTTTCCTGGGTGATTTAGAG AGTGCACCTGAACACTCTATCTTTGTGCTGCATGCCTGCGCACATAACCCCACAGGCACAGATCCTAACCACGAGGAGTGGAAGAAGATTGCTGAAGTCATGAAG AGGAGGAATCTCTTTGCCTTCTTTGACTCAGCATATCAAGGCTTTGCCTCTGGGAATTTAGAGAAGGATGCTTGGGCAATTCGCTATTTTGTGTCTCAGGGTTTTGAAATATTCTGTGCCCAGTCTTTCTCAAAGAACTTTGGCCTGTACA ATGAGAGGGTGGGCAACCTGACAGTTGTTGCTAAAGATGCGGACAACCTGAGCCGTGTTCTATCTCAAATGGAGAAGATCGTCCGTATCACCTGGTCCAATCCTCCATCACAGGGAGCTCGTGTGGTTGGGATAACGCTCAACACCCCAGAGCTCTTTGCTGAGTG GAAGGATAACGTTAAGACAATGGCTGACAGGGTTTTGCTGATGCGTGCTGAATTGAAAGCCAAACTACAGGCTCTCGGCACCCCAGGCACCTGGGAGCACATCACTGAGCAAATCGGGATGTTCAGCTTCACAGGCCTTAACC CCAAACAAGTGGAGTACATGGTGAAGGAGAAGCACATCTATTTGATGGCCAGTGGCCGCATCAACATGTGTGGCCTGACCACTAAGAATATTGACTACGTCGCCGAGTCCATTCATGAAGCAGTCACCAGGGTCCAATAA
- the nkx2.3 gene encoding homeobox protein Nkx-2.3, whose product MMLPSPVTSTPFSVKDILKLEQQSHHHHGQSLQAPLPDLQQQQQRFHTPPSCLLGGAESPGFSDSEDRMAFLNALSVQDNLVESSLSPPMFGHPALGHVVDAKLEDDLEEQETKSCGAAVRSPDCELPSDPDRAQRQRARRKPRVLFSQAQVFELERRFKQQRYLSAPEREHLANTLKLTSTQVKIWFQNRRYKCKRQRQDKSLEMAGHHHHHPPPPRRVAVPVLVRDGKPCLSGSQNYNATYAVGSNPYGYNGYSTYNNAAYTNAYNCSYPSLPTLPANTGANPLMSMSLNNLGAHSQPQSSQGTSVSSCQGPLQGIRAW is encoded by the exons ATGATGCTTCCCAGCCCAGTAACGTCAACCCCGTTTTCTGTCAAGGACATACTAAAGCTGGAGCAGCAATCTCACCACCACCACGGCCAGTCTCTGCAAGCGCCCTTACCGGatttacagcagcagcagcagcgttTTCACACTCCACCATCTTGCCTGCTTGGAGGCGCAGAGAGCCCCGGATTCTCAGACAGCGAGGACAGGATGGCTTTCCTCAACGCCCTCTCCGTACAGGACAACCTGGTGGAAAGCAGCCTTTCTCCGCCCATGTTTGGCCATCCCGCTCTGGGACACGTCGTAGACGCAAAGTTAGAGGACGACCTCGAAGAGCAGGAAACCA agagTTGTGGTGCTGCAGTGAGGTCCCCGGATTGTGAGCTGCCCTCGGACCCAGACAGAGCTCAGAGGCAGAGAGCCAGGCGGAAGCCGCGGGTGCTTTTCTCCCAGGCGCAGGTTTTCGAGCTGGAGCGACGCTTCAAGCAGCAGCGGTATCTTTCCGCTCCCGAGCGAGAACATTTGGCGAACACTCTGAAACTCACGTCCACCCAGGTCAAAATCTGGTTTCAGAACCGAAGATACAAATGCAAGCGCCAGCGTCAAGACAAAAGCCTGGAGATGGctggtcatcatcatcaccatccgCCGCCGCCGAGACGCGTGGCGGTACCGGTTTTAGTCCGGGACGGCAAACCTTGTCTTTCTGGATCACAGAATTATAACGCTACCTACGCTGTGGGGTCCAACCCGTACGGGTATAATGGTTACTCAACCTATAATAATGCCGCATATACAAATGCATACAATTGCTCATATCCTAGTCTGCCAACACTCCCAGCAAACACAGGCGCCAACCCGTTAATGTCCATGAGTTTGAATAATCTCGGAGCACACTCCCAGCCTCAGTCATCACAAGGGACTTCCGTTTCATCGTGCCAAGGACCTCTGCAGGGCATCCGGGCATGGTAG